From a single Dysidea avara chromosome 14, odDysAvar1.4, whole genome shotgun sequence genomic region:
- the LOC136244142 gene encoding uncharacterized protein, producing MDGGKYFNRIQSGSFQYRCMAAALRVQCGPDWIAQVWRRLGFNIPALDVVDTHGNRRKRKHTLDSARKVLVKYKRQRLMSKLVPSNQDTSYGVAAAQVDVTIDELQVLCREYLPRLVVTEQQQQQLALRTTQQANDPSGEWGKQRKIRITASHFGEVCKRRAEFGPLTVRILYSSTRETPAMRYGCIKEGIARAAYTEYLKSKHHPDATVTMTGLHVDLKDSWLGASPDGLVYDPSADDPLGLLEIKCPFLARDTSVKDLCQKSSFFLTDTNGTYHLKPKHNYYYQVQGQLHILWRSWYDFVVYTPHDSQTLVIHRIYYDDKFWNEVMYKKLQKFYLSSMLPELCRPRYPSTKKIRPMIDIEPILRP from the exons ATGGACGGTGGAAAATATTTTAACCGCATACAATCTGGGTCTTTTCAGTATCGTTGCATGGCTGCTGCACTCAGAGTCCAATGTGGCCCTGATTGGATTGCACAAGTGTGGAGACGACTGGGCTTTAACATACCTGCACTGGATGTAGTGGACACACATGGTAACAGAAGAAAACGGAAACATACCTTGGACAGTGCTAGAAAAGTACTGGTAAAGTACAAGCGGCAACGGTTAATGAGTAAATTGGTCCCCAGCAATCAAGATACATCATATGGTGTTGCAGCAGCACAGGTAGATGTTACCATCGATGAATTGCAGGTGCTATGTAGAGAATATTTGCCTCGATTGGTGGTTActgagcagcagcaacagcagttgGCTCTACGGACAACACAACAGGCTAATGATCCTTCAGGTGAGTGGGGAAAACAACGCAAGATACGGATAACAGCCTCTCATTTTGGTGAAGTGTGTAAGCGAAGAGCTGAGTTTGGTCCACTGACAGTCCGTATCTTGTATTCATCAACAAGGGAGACACCAGCAATGCGATATGGCTGCATCAAAGAAGGAATAGCCAGAGCTGCATACACTGAATACCTCAAATCAAAACACCATCCAGATGCCACTGTTACCATGACTGGGTTACATGTAGACCTGAAG GATTCATGGCTTGGAGCATCACCTGATGGATTGGTTTATGACCCATCAGCAGATGATCCCTTGGGGTTACTCGAGATCAAGTGTCCATTCCTAGCAAGAGATACATCAGTGAAAGATCTATGCCAGAAATCTTCTTTCTTTTTGACTGACACAAATGGAACGTATCACCTCAAACCCAAGCATAACTATTACTATCAAGTGCAAGGCCAGCTGCACATCTTATGGCGAAGTTGGTATGATTTTGTTGTGTACACACCTCATGACAGCCAGACCTTAGTAATTCATCGAATCTACTATGATGATAAGTTCTGGAACGAGGTTATGTACAAAAAGTTACAGAAATTTTACCTTAGCTCCATGCTGCCCGAACTCTGTCGTCCTCGGTATCCTTCAACGAAGAAAATAAGGCCTATGATAGATATTGAACCTATACTTAGGCCATAG
- the LOC136244141 gene encoding uncharacterized protein: protein MLYNPEMLIFLDGTGADRRNVLRKHGYSMRGKPLVNHQLPILNIYTGLHIYVWLTRCKACKGTTDGDTFYSFVEKSLLPHLLPFDGSNPHSVVIMDNCFIHHIGEVVKMIEEVGAIVHFLPPYSPDFMPIELAFSKVKTSLKLNGIEDVADMETALLEAFATITQQDGQGWISESGLYY from the coding sequence ATGCTATACAATCCTGAGATGTTGATCTTTTTGGACGGAACAGGAGCTGACAGAAGAAATGTATTAAGAAAACATGGTTACAGCATGCGAGGAAAGCCATTAGTGAATCACCAGTTGCCGATCCTGAATATCTACACTGGCCTTCATATCTATGTGTGGCTTACTAGATGCAAGGCTTGTAAGGGAACAACTGATGGTGACACATTTTATAGCTTTGTTGAGAAATCTCTATTGCCTCATTTGTTGCCATTTGATGGTAGCAATCCTCACAGTGTAGTCATCATGGATAATTGTTTCATCCATCACATTGGTGAAGTAGTCAAAATGATCGAAGAAGTTGGAGCAATAGTCCATTTTCTCCCTCCCTACTCACCTGATTTTATGCCAATTGAACTGGCATTTTCAAAAGTAAAAACATCACTTAAACTGAATGGTATAGAAGATGTAGCAGACATGGAAACTGCACTGTTGGAAGCGTTTGCAACTATTACACAACAAGATGGCCAAGGTTGGATTTCGGAGAGTGGGTtgtattattaa
- the LOC136244143 gene encoding uncharacterized transmembrane protein DDB_G0289901-like, with product MSKVEDAWIPTAHDTGGGTCGNTGVDAAGNIGGGTCGNTAGDIAVGSNGGGTCGNTGGNIAVPVGSNGGGTWGNTGGNIAVPVGSNGGGTCGNTGGNIAVPVGNNGGGTCGNTGGNIAVLVGSNGGGTCGNTGVDTAGNIGSGTCGNTGGDIAVGSNGGGSTGGDMALASNGGGSTGLDNTRAHTVDDTAGSTGRLDNTWVRTAGSTGWLDNTGAHTIDDTAGSTGRLDNTGVRTAGSTGWLDNTGAHTIDDTAGSTGRLDNTGVRTAGSTGGLDNTGAHTIDDTAGNSGGLDNASVHKIDDTAGNPGGLDNTLVHKTDDTAGSTGRLDITGVHSADDTAGGTGSLGGVDTVGTSVHVLGKVEITVTMIW from the exons ATGTCTA AGGTCGAGGATGCTTGGATACCGACAGCACATGACACTGGTGGTGGCACATGTGGGAACACAGGAGTAGATGCAGCTGGTAACATTGGTGGTGGCACATGTGGGAACACAGCGGGTGACATAGCAGTGGGTAGCAATGGTGGTGGCACATGTGGGAACACAGGGGGCAACATAGCAGTGCCTGTGGGTAGCAATGGTGGTGGCACATGGGGGAACACAGGGGGCAACATAGCAGTGCCTGTGGGTAGCAATGGTGGTGGCACATGTGGGAACACAGGGGGCAACATAGCAGTGCCTGTGGGTAACAATGGTGGTGGCACATGTGGGAACACAGGGGGCAACATAGCAGTGCTTGTGGGTAGCAATGGTGGTGGCACATGTGGGAACACAGGAGTAGATACAGCAGGTAACATTGGCAGTGGCACATGTGGGAATACAGGGGGTGACATAGCAGTGGGTAGCAATGGTGGTGGTAGCACAGGGGGTGACATGGCATTGGCTAGCAATGGTGGTGGGAGCACAGGTCTTGACAACACACGGGCACACACAGTGGATGACACAGCAGGTAGTACTGGTAGGCTTGACAATACATGGGTACGCACAGCAGGTAGTACTGGTTGGCTTGACAACACAGGGGCACACACAATAGATGACACAGCAGGTAGTACTGGTAGGCTTGACAATACAGGGGTACGCACAGCAGGTAGTACTGGTTGGCTTGACAACACAGGGGCACACACAATAGATGACACAGCAGGTAGTACTGGTAGGCTTGACAATACAGGGGTACGCACAGCAGGTAGTACTGGTGGGCTTGACAACACAGGGGCACACACAATAGATGACACAGCAGGTAATTCTGGTGGACTTGATAACGCATCGGTACACAAAATTGATGACACAGCAGGTAATCCTGGTGGGCTTGACAACACTTTGGTACATAAAACGGACGACACAGCAGGTAGTACTGGACGGCTTGACATCACAGGGGTACATTCCGCAGATGACACAGCAGGTGGTACTGGTAGCTTAGGAGGGGTAGATACAGTGGGAACATCTGTACATGTATTAGGCAAA GTGGAGATAACAGTGACGATGATATGGTAG